The genomic interval ACCTGGGCCAATTCCTGAATGATGATCGGCGCAAGGCCTTCCATCGGCTCATCGAGCAGCAGCAGGCGGGGATTGGTCATCAGCGCGCGGGCAATCGCCAGCATCTGCTGTTCGCCGCCGGAAAGCTGGTTGCCCATGTTGACGCGGCGTTCCTTGAGGCGCGGAAAGACCTCGTAGACCGCGCCGAGATCCCACGGCCCCGGTCGCGCCACCGTCGTCAGGTGTTCCTCGACGGTGAGCGAGGGAAACATCGCCCGCTCCTGCGGCACCCAGCCGAGGCCGGCATGGGCGCGTTTGTGCGTGGCAAGCGCGGTGATATCGGCGCCGTTGAAACGGATCACGCCCGCCCGATGGCGCGTCAGCCCCATCAGTGTGCGCATCAGCGTCGACTTGCCGACGCCGTTGCGCCCTAAAAGCGCGATACTGTCGCCGCCTGCCATGGAAAACGAGACATTGTCGAGCACGCTGGCCTCGCCATAGCCGGCGCAAACACCCTCAAGGGTCAGAAGATCAGTCATGGCCACCCTCCCCGAGATAGACTTCGCGGACGCGGCGATCGCTCATGATCTCGTCCGGCGTTCCCTCGGTCAGCACCTTGCCCGACACCAGAACGGTGATGCGCTCGGCAAACCGGCGCACCAGTT from Martelella mediterranea DSM 17316 carries:
- a CDS encoding ABC transporter ATP-binding protein, whose amino-acid sequence is MTDLLTLEGVCAGYGEASVLDNVSFSMAGGDSIALLGRNGVGKSTLMRTLMGLTRHRAGVIRFNGADITALATHKRAHAGLGWVPQERAMFPSLTVEEHLTTVARPGPWDLGAVYEVFPRLKERRVNMGNQLSGGEQQMLAIARALMTNPRLLLLDEPMEGLAPIIIQELAQVVRDLIRDRGLSVIVVEQHARLALSMTAHAIVLDRGRIVHQSASAELLEDHEKLSRLVAVAA